The proteins below come from a single Gimesia chilikensis genomic window:
- the mnmG gene encoding tRNA uridine-5-carboxymethylaminomethyl(34) synthesis enzyme MnmG: MSYSVTYDYDVVVVGAGHAGCEAALAAARLGAKTALLTMNCDTVGQMSCNPAIGGVAKGQIVREIDALGGEMGRVIDETGIQFRMLNRSKGPAMHSPRAQADKKAYQFCMKWKVEQQDNLALRQEMVKSLIVEQDQVTGVLVHGDACYRARAVILTTGTFLQAIMHTGEAKTKGGRAGEGTTGTLSDSLAQLGFELQRFKTGTPARLNGRTIDFSVLEEQPGDEAPQPFSYLTEKLTQPQMPCYLTETNDYVHQLINENLHRAPMYSGQINSTGPRYCPSIEDKVVRFAERNSHQIFLEPEGRYTNEYYCNGISTSLPRDVQDKMIHSIRGLEQTEIMRYGYAVEYDFATPTQLKPTLETKRVSGLYFAGQLNGTTGYEEAAGQGLLAGLNAALKLAGKEDLILDRNQAYLGVLIDDLVTKGVDEPYRMFTSRAEFRLLLRQDNADRRMTPLGRKVGSVDDERWQKYQAYEAEIDQVKQFIQGTRYQGNTLEEWLRRQDTGWEEICEIAPALKEMPLSERAIEQTLIEVQYAGYIRRQTAEIEKQKNVETLHIPDHIDYQLVPNLRNEAKEKLSRVKPRNIGQAGRISGVTPADLTVLVLYLNSSSRMAT; this comes from the coding sequence ATGAGTTACTCTGTCACGTATGATTATGATGTCGTTGTTGTCGGTGCCGGCCACGCCGGTTGCGAAGCCGCTCTGGCTGCGGCCCGGTTGGGAGCGAAAACGGCTCTGTTAACCATGAACTGCGACACCGTAGGTCAGATGAGCTGCAATCCCGCCATTGGTGGAGTCGCCAAGGGACAGATCGTGCGTGAGATCGATGCGCTGGGTGGCGAAATGGGGCGGGTGATTGACGAGACCGGGATCCAGTTTCGGATGCTGAATCGTTCCAAAGGGCCGGCAATGCACAGTCCCCGGGCCCAGGCTGATAAAAAGGCTTATCAGTTCTGCATGAAATGGAAAGTCGAGCAGCAGGACAATCTGGCGCTACGCCAGGAGATGGTCAAAAGTCTGATTGTGGAACAGGATCAGGTTACCGGAGTGCTGGTACACGGCGATGCCTGTTATCGAGCGCGAGCCGTAATCCTGACGACGGGAACCTTTCTGCAGGCGATTATGCATACCGGAGAAGCGAAAACCAAAGGGGGCCGCGCCGGAGAAGGGACCACGGGAACTCTGTCTGACAGCCTGGCCCAGCTTGGCTTTGAACTGCAGCGATTCAAAACAGGAACTCCCGCCCGTCTGAATGGAAGGACCATTGATTTCTCGGTGCTGGAAGAACAGCCCGGTGATGAAGCGCCACAGCCGTTCTCTTATCTGACAGAGAAGCTGACACAGCCGCAGATGCCCTGCTATCTGACAGAAACCAACGACTATGTGCATCAGTTGATCAACGAGAATCTGCACCGCGCGCCCATGTATTCGGGGCAGATTAATTCGACTGGTCCGCGTTATTGTCCATCGATCGAAGATAAGGTTGTCCGGTTCGCGGAGCGGAATTCTCATCAGATCTTTCTGGAGCCGGAAGGACGTTACACCAACGAATATTACTGTAATGGGATCTCCACCAGTCTGCCTCGTGATGTGCAGGACAAGATGATCCATTCGATTCGGGGACTGGAGCAGACCGAGATCATGCGCTACGGCTACGCAGTCGAATATGACTTCGCGACCCCAACGCAGCTCAAGCCGACGCTGGAGACGAAACGGGTTTCCGGTCTCTACTTCGCTGGTCAGTTAAATGGAACGACGGGCTATGAAGAGGCAGCCGGGCAGGGGTTGCTGGCCGGTTTGAATGCAGCTTTGAAGCTGGCTGGTAAAGAAGACCTGATTCTGGATCGGAACCAGGCCTACCTGGGTGTGCTGATTGATGACCTGGTGACGAAAGGTGTCGATGAGCCTTACCGAATGTTTACTTCACGGGCCGAGTTTCGACTGCTGCTCCGACAGGATAATGCAGACCGCCGGATGACACCGCTGGGGCGTAAAGTAGGCTCGGTCGATGATGAACGCTGGCAGAAGTACCAGGCGTATGAAGCCGAGATTGACCAGGTCAAACAGTTCATTCAGGGAACCCGTTACCAGGGGAACACGCTGGAGGAATGGCTGCGTCGACAGGACACAGGCTGGGAAGAAATCTGTGAAATTGCTCCGGCCCTCAAAGAGATGCCACTTTCGGAGAGAGCCATCGAACAGACGCTGATTGAGGTCCAATACGCTGGTTATATCCGTCGTCAGACTGCAGAAATTGAAAAGCAGAAGAACGTAGAGACACTGCACATACCTGACCATATTGACTATCAGCTGGTCCCCAATCTGAGAAATGAGGCCAAAGAGAAGCTGAGTCGTGTCAAGCCGCGTAACATTGGACAGGCAGGAAGGATCAGTGGAGTGACTCCCGCTGATCTGACGGTTCTGGTGCTGTATCTCAATAGCAGCAGCCGTATGGCGACCTGA
- the ruvB gene encoding Holliday junction branch migration DNA helicase RuvB, producing the protein MVREPVIRGEDEPEDDFSGGGGGWNSGYLADDPEYDDELRPQRLSEVVGQRQVVERLEVFLDATRKRNEPLGHLLLDGPPGLGKTTLASVLPRELGTELQITSGPALSAPKDLLPYLTNASHGSFLFIDEIHRMPATVEEFIYPAMEDFRVDITLGEGLNARTVNMKLQKFTVIGATTRSGMLTAPLRDRFVRREHLDFYEDQDLIEIVRRNARKLRTPITDDAAFEIARRSRGTPRKANNLLRWARDFATSKADGNITNEVVKRAFDMLEIDQIGLERQDRRYLETLIKTFSGGPAGVQALGHSLNIPADTLEDEVEPFLLRSGFIQRSPRGRIVTMAALEHLKLNPPDAGPLFR; encoded by the coding sequence ATGGTTCGTGAGCCTGTAATTAGAGGGGAAGACGAGCCGGAAGATGATTTTTCCGGCGGTGGCGGGGGCTGGAATTCCGGCTATCTGGCTGATGATCCTGAATACGATGACGAACTCAGGCCCCAACGCTTAAGTGAAGTGGTCGGTCAGCGACAGGTCGTAGAACGCCTGGAGGTCTTCCTGGATGCGACCCGAAAGCGGAATGAGCCGCTGGGGCATTTGCTGCTGGATGGTCCGCCTGGTCTGGGAAAGACGACCCTGGCCTCCGTATTGCCTCGCGAACTGGGAACCGAACTGCAGATCACGTCTGGTCCTGCACTCAGTGCCCCCAAAGACCTGCTGCCTTACCTGACTAATGCCAGCCACGGCTCGTTCCTGTTTATTGATGAAATTCACCGAATGCCGGCGACCGTGGAAGAATTTATTTATCCGGCCATGGAAGATTTTCGGGTCGATATCACCCTGGGTGAAGGATTGAATGCCCGGACGGTGAATATGAAACTGCAGAAGTTCACCGTCATTGGTGCGACGACACGGAGCGGTATGTTGACCGCGCCTTTGCGGGATCGCTTTGTCCGTCGCGAGCACCTCGATTTTTATGAGGACCAGGATCTGATCGAAATTGTGCGGCGGAATGCCCGCAAACTCAGAACACCGATCACTGACGATGCTGCTTTTGAAATTGCCCGCCGCAGCCGAGGCACCCCACGTAAGGCAAATAACCTGTTACGCTGGGCGCGGGACTTTGCGACGAGCAAGGCAGATGGTAATATTACCAATGAAGTCGTCAAGCGGGCATTTGACATGCTGGAAATCGATCAGATTGGTCTGGAACGCCAGGACCGCCGATATCTGGAAACTCTGATCAAGACATTTTCCGGCGGGCCTGCAGGAGTCCAGGCGCTGGGACACAGTCTGAATATCCCGGCTGATACGCTGGAAGATGAAGTCGAGCCGTTTCTACTGCGTTCCGGTTTCATTCAGCGTTCCCCCCGTGGGCGAATCGTCACGATGGCGGCATTGGAGCATTTGAAGCTCAACCCCCCCGATGCGGGTCCCCTGTTTCGATAA
- a CDS encoding zinc ribbon domain-containing protein translates to MTIEFSCSHCNKVLKTSDDKAGRRAKCPQCGEAVTVPAPTADVSADDGFGEFDAPVPEESSFLGEQTVSEEQSFLAGGQQVCPMCGESVPAGAAKCDYCGETLKATTGSGRGGWEPRIFSINDTFSRAWELYKANLGMVIAIPLVAGSIYFVASMVIGIFMQIVQNAVLQGGGRGEGTMVAVVVLALMQNFMTYCVMFYFQLGGQRVFLQLARGENPEFNELFSGGPFLGRMILCSIVYGLVVTLGFVALIIPGIILSLMFWPYSFILIDRDLPGIESFKKAKEVMAGNKLNFLGLSILSFLITAVGGLVTLFVGLILIVPFTYMLQTVAYAEMTNQ, encoded by the coding sequence TTGACGATCGAATTCAGTTGCTCACACTGTAACAAGGTTCTCAAAACTTCAGATGACAAAGCTGGCCGCAGAGCAAAATGTCCCCAGTGCGGCGAAGCGGTGACTGTACCGGCGCCGACAGCAGATGTCAGTGCTGACGATGGTTTTGGTGAGTTTGATGCCCCTGTCCCGGAGGAGTCCAGCTTTCTGGGAGAGCAGACTGTCAGTGAGGAACAGAGTTTTCTCGCCGGTGGTCAGCAGGTTTGCCCCATGTGTGGTGAATCGGTCCCTGCAGGCGCTGCGAAATGTGACTACTGCGGCGAGACCCTGAAAGCAACGACTGGCTCTGGTCGAGGTGGATGGGAACCCCGGATCTTCAGCATCAATGACACATTCTCCCGCGCCTGGGAGCTTTATAAAGCCAATCTCGGAATGGTCATTGCCATTCCTCTGGTCGCCGGGAGTATTTATTTTGTGGCTTCCATGGTCATCGGAATTTTCATGCAGATCGTCCAGAATGCGGTCCTGCAGGGAGGGGGACGCGGAGAAGGTACGATGGTGGCAGTTGTGGTACTGGCGCTCATGCAGAATTTTATGACCTACTGTGTCATGTTTTATTTTCAGTTGGGAGGGCAGAGGGTCTTCCTGCAACTGGCCCGCGGGGAGAACCCTGAATTCAATGAACTCTTCAGTGGAGGTCCGTTTCTGGGGCGGATGATTCTCTGCAGTATCGTTTACGGACTGGTAGTCACGCTGGGATTCGTCGCTCTGATCATTCCCGGAATCATTCTGTCGCTGATGTTCTGGCCTTACTCGTTTATCCTGATCGATCGGGATCTGCCGGGGATTGAGTCATTTAAAAAGGCAAAAGAAGTCATGGCCGGGAACAAGTTGAATTTCCTCGGGCTGTCCATTTTAAGCTTCTTGATCACGGCGGTCGGGGGGCTTGTGACTTTGTTCGTCGGTTTGATCTTGATTGTCCCCTTCACTTACATGCTTCAAACGGTCGCCTACGCCGAAATGACTAACCAGTAA
- a CDS encoding YebC/PmpR family DNA-binding transcriptional regulator gives MAGHSHWANIAAKKGVVDKKRGKLFGKLSRAIIVAAQHGGGDPVMNLALRYAIDKARKASMPKENIDRAVKKGCGELSGENFEELVYEGYGSAGVAVLCDILTENRNRTAGEVRKIFEVHGGNLGSTGCVAWMFERKGLFLVPCENVEEDELFEIALEAGADDVKANGDVYEVTCSVDAFQQVADEFEQKQIPTNLAEISRIPETTVDLDVEDGKKVLKLMEALEDHDDVQSVTANFNIPDEIMAEVMAE, from the coding sequence ATGGCAGGTCATTCACACTGGGCTAATATCGCCGCCAAGAAAGGGGTGGTAGATAAAAAGCGAGGGAAACTCTTTGGCAAATTAAGTCGCGCTATCATCGTGGCTGCTCAGCATGGGGGTGGGGATCCGGTGATGAACCTGGCTCTGCGCTATGCGATCGATAAAGCCCGCAAGGCCAGTATGCCAAAGGAGAATATTGACCGCGCTGTCAAAAAAGGCTGCGGTGAACTCTCCGGAGAGAATTTTGAAGAACTGGTTTACGAAGGCTATGGTTCAGCCGGTGTCGCTGTGCTGTGCGATATTCTGACAGAGAACCGCAATCGGACGGCAGGGGAAGTTCGAAAAATCTTCGAAGTTCACGGCGGTAATCTGGGCAGCACTGGTTGTGTTGCCTGGATGTTTGAGCGGAAGGGACTGTTTCTGGTTCCCTGTGAAAACGTGGAAGAGGATGAGCTGTTCGAAATCGCCCTGGAAGCGGGCGCCGATGACGTTAAAGCAAATGGCGATGTCTATGAGGTGACCTGCAGCGTGGATGCGTTTCAGCAGGTGGCAGATGAATTCGAACAGAAACAAATTCCCACCAATCTGGCAGAAATTTCACGGATTCCCGAGACAACTGTAGACTTGGACGTGGAAGATGGTAAAAAAGTGCTCAAACTGATGGAAGCACTGGAAGACCATGATGATGTGCAGAGCGTCACAGCGAACTTCAATATTCCAGACGAAATCATGGCCGAGGTCATGGCCGAATAA
- a CDS encoding tetratricopeptide repeat protein — protein sequence MSRSIKVPVCGWLFLPAVLLLLIPAALAAEMPAKKGDEPAQKQASPKVITLEEGIADDVTLPFVPAKPRSKTEQKKIDSAAWYMTGRMREARNDFVGAYEAYKLAMEDNPNSLEIYRVLIRLASGLDKTDEAIQYAQKAVELDPGDYELMRKLGLHMAGQGRFEEAVNFLEKASESPAIDKKSGVYVIIKHDQANLYERLGKQEEAAQCWEVVFKALTKPDDYTFEFNTRAQLEAKQGKLFERIGQSFLETDRLKLAVEAFNKAAESQKGRPGILKYHLAQVYYRSKQYQQALDSLQSYFDEQLQSKGRKAYEFLGEILVALNQSDELITRLEKLAEKDKYNRTLHYYLAEQYGEAGRFDDAEKTYKTSIGESSDIEGLAGLLRLYEKNQKYEQLITTLSEIVQSGEGIRKIQPDLQRMSEDKKLVNALVAEAQQQKKKDPPGVDVFSAFIIAKLAAEAGDNKAAGEFYEYAIDAAGKHAKPQIRGNWTLLILQEYSTLLREEGKYGELSDLLRKAVENPLLAPQRINLMSFLADALERNGETEAALKVNEEARQAAPRFPMLDYQHAWIYYHAHDWDNAIEQIQSFIKKYPQQQDRVYEVKMMLSNSYVQKGDIAKGEKVLEEMLAEDPSSPSINNDLGYLYADQGKNLEKAEKMIRIALKSEPDNMAYLDSMGWVLFKLKKYEEAVGYLEKASKLPGGGDSTILDHLADCYHKLNKNEQAAELWKKALEAARKATPPDTKLIDQIQQKLSQ from the coding sequence ATGAGTCGGTCTATCAAAGTGCCAGTCTGTGGCTGGCTGTTCCTGCCCGCCGTTTTGCTTCTTCTCATTCCAGCGGCGCTTGCGGCAGAGATGCCCGCGAAGAAAGGGGACGAACCGGCTCAAAAGCAGGCCTCGCCTAAAGTGATCACTCTGGAAGAGGGCATTGCGGATGATGTGACGCTCCCCTTTGTGCCTGCCAAACCTCGTTCGAAGACAGAGCAGAAAAAAATTGATTCCGCCGCCTGGTATATGACAGGGCGGATGCGCGAAGCACGCAACGATTTCGTCGGGGCGTATGAAGCATATAAGCTGGCGATGGAAGACAATCCGAATTCACTCGAAATTTACCGGGTACTGATTCGTCTGGCCTCCGGACTGGATAAGACAGACGAAGCCATTCAATATGCTCAGAAAGCCGTCGAGCTCGATCCGGGTGATTATGAGCTGATGCGGAAACTAGGTCTGCATATGGCTGGTCAGGGCCGTTTTGAAGAAGCGGTCAACTTTCTGGAGAAGGCTTCCGAGTCTCCCGCGATCGATAAGAAGTCTGGTGTCTACGTCATAATCAAACACGATCAGGCCAATCTGTATGAGCGTCTGGGAAAACAGGAAGAAGCGGCCCAGTGCTGGGAAGTCGTATTTAAGGCGCTGACCAAGCCGGATGATTATACGTTCGAATTCAATACCCGGGCTCAACTGGAAGCCAAGCAGGGCAAGCTCTTCGAACGGATCGGTCAGTCGTTTCTGGAGACCGATCGTCTGAAACTGGCTGTGGAAGCTTTTAACAAGGCAGCGGAATCACAGAAGGGGCGTCCCGGGATTCTCAAGTATCACCTGGCGCAGGTCTACTATCGTTCGAAACAATATCAGCAGGCACTCGACTCACTGCAGTCTTATTTCGATGAACAGCTGCAATCGAAAGGACGCAAGGCTTATGAGTTCCTCGGAGAAATTCTGGTGGCTTTGAATCAGTCAGACGAGCTGATTACCCGACTGGAAAAACTGGCTGAAAAAGACAAGTACAACCGGACCCTGCACTATTACCTGGCTGAGCAGTATGGAGAAGCCGGACGATTCGATGACGCCGAAAAGACTTACAAGACATCAATCGGAGAATCATCAGACATCGAGGGGCTGGCAGGTCTCTTGAGGCTTTATGAAAAGAATCAGAAATACGAACAACTGATTACAACCCTCTCTGAAATCGTGCAGTCCGGTGAAGGAATCCGCAAAATTCAGCCGGACCTGCAGCGGATGTCTGAGGACAAGAAGCTGGTAAATGCCCTGGTCGCAGAAGCACAACAGCAGAAAAAGAAAGATCCGCCGGGCGTCGATGTCTTTTCGGCATTCATCATTGCCAAACTGGCTGCCGAAGCGGGTGACAACAAAGCCGCTGGAGAATTTTACGAGTACGCCATTGATGCAGCAGGGAAACACGCCAAACCCCAGATCCGTGGAAACTGGACGCTGCTGATCCTGCAGGAGTACAGCACATTACTGCGCGAGGAAGGGAAGTACGGCGAACTGTCTGACCTGTTGCGGAAAGCGGTAGAGAATCCTTTGCTGGCACCGCAGCGAATTAACCTGATGTCATTTCTGGCTGACGCATTGGAGCGGAATGGAGAGACTGAAGCGGCCCTCAAAGTCAACGAGGAAGCACGCCAGGCTGCTCCGCGATTTCCGATGCTGGACTATCAGCATGCCTGGATCTACTACCATGCACATGACTGGGATAACGCAATCGAGCAGATTCAGAGCTTCATCAAAAAATATCCTCAGCAGCAAGACCGGGTCTATGAAGTCAAGATGATGCTTTCGAACAGTTATGTTCAGAAGGGGGACATCGCCAAAGGTGAGAAAGTGCTCGAGGAGATGCTGGCAGAAGATCCGAGCAGTCCCTCGATCAACAACGATCTGGGATATCTCTATGCAGACCAGGGAAAGAACCTGGAGAAGGCGGAAAAGATGATCCGGATTGCTCTGAAGTCGGAACCAGACAACATGGCTTACCTCGACAGTATGGGCTGGGTGCTGTTCAAGCTGAAGAAGTACGAAGAGGCCGTGGGATATCTGGAAAAGGCCAGCAAACTTCCCGGAGGGGGAGACAGTACGATCCTGGATCATTTAGCAGATTGCTACCATAAGTTGAATAAGAACGAGCAGGCTGCTGAACTCTGGAAAAAAGCTCTGGAAGCAGCCCGGAAAGCAACTCCGCCTGACACCAAACTGATTGATCAGATCCAGCAAAAACTGAGTCAGTGA
- the rbfA gene encoding 30S ribosome-binding factor RbfA — MTSRRLAKIAQAIKETVSTTVLFQLRDPRISNVTVLHVEVAPDVQSAKVYISIMGDERTKALCMHGLESARGFIQSKIADRIQTRYTPVIKFVQDTAVKDTMDTLRILDELQHEREQEEATQHLSSEEDGPLEEAPPED; from the coding sequence ATGACATCACGTCGACTAGCAAAAATCGCTCAGGCGATAAAAGAAACGGTAAGTACAACGGTCCTGTTTCAGCTGCGCGATCCTCGGATCAGCAATGTGACAGTATTACACGTTGAAGTTGCACCTGATGTGCAGTCAGCCAAGGTCTATATTTCGATCATGGGAGATGAGCGGACAAAAGCACTCTGTATGCATGGACTGGAGTCGGCCCGCGGGTTCATCCAGTCCAAAATTGCAGATCGCATTCAGACCCGCTACACACCGGTGATCAAGTTTGTCCAGGACACTGCCGTCAAAGATACCATGGATACGCTTCGTATTCTGGATGAGTTACAACACGAGAGAGAACAGGAAGAGGCCACACAGCATCTTTCTTCTGAAGAAGATGGTCCTCTTGAAGAGGCGCCACCGGAAGATTGA
- the infB gene encoding translation initiation factor IF-2: MSRGACLNWQGVGAEKACRQVADLFTGEGLLKIRIFALAKELGMDSKVLIDECNKAGVKLKNSALASITPEERDIVIDYLQKQDQPAEGVSDQTEQAAMAPQREPQKMRTIKAMTSRPQPSRSPQKARTEEEKPEVEQEASSADVEQPEEETEAAVAEQAVAETDAPSQEVSEPAATEEQVEEAPKSKDETKPETDQGMSREDYVPAGGAPTSSIREMKPIGSPRSSKPQSKSKKNTALPSVAAPPAYKQPVIPKQKKKEEKAQKPEVRLTADILEQKSPLAAHLAQHSEQKKRDKDRDLQDDDSKQRRGSLSLVEARKQRREQRKEGRRGFNTEGGEQQDVVGRRPRRSKRKHDSSNIVHKTEAEVELPMTVRSLSEAMGRPAKTIMSIMFKEFGEMVTINQIIEEDTALAVAMELGVDLTFKKQKGALELVEEIVEQEDAPEDLVTRPPIITVLGHVDHGKTTLVDTLRNSKVVEGEAGGITQHIAAYQVEYNGHKLTFVDTPGHAAFSEMRSRGANVTDMVVLVVAADDGVMPQTAESISHVKASGVPMVVAMNKVDLPDINEQKVLQDLTAQNVLPAEWGGETEVVRVSALKGTGLDNLLETLLLTAELHELKANPNRPAVGVCLEGFRDEGRGSVAWLIVQKGTLRIGDAVICGKSYGYIRAMYDDQDQQIEEAPPSTPIKVTGLDSVPGAGDHFVVVGDIEQARELAEERRHEGRTDVLSRHSGGPRTLDDILGSAREGAIQDLPLIIKADTPGSLEAIRSEINKFEHPEVRVKILHEGIGGVNESDVYLATASNAIIIAFHVVAEDRAMSLATQEDVEIRRYSIIYEVVDDIRAALEGLLRPELVQEQTGRALVLQTFSISRFGKIAGCRILNGTINRNDRVHLIRDQKILNQYPIASLKREKDDVKEVREGMECGILLSGFNDIKEGDLLEAFRINEVKRTLDSSS, translated from the coding sequence GTGTCAAGAGGCGCATGCCTCAACTGGCAGGGTGTCGGGGCTGAGAAAGCCTGCAGGCAGGTTGCCGATTTGTTCACGGGAGAAGGGCTGTTGAAGATTCGTATTTTTGCTCTTGCAAAAGAGTTGGGAATGGACAGCAAGGTGCTGATCGATGAATGTAACAAGGCGGGGGTGAAGCTCAAAAACTCCGCTTTGGCCAGCATCACGCCCGAGGAGCGCGATATCGTGATCGATTACCTCCAGAAGCAGGATCAGCCTGCTGAAGGGGTCAGTGATCAGACCGAACAGGCTGCGATGGCCCCCCAGAGGGAGCCACAGAAGATGCGGACGATCAAGGCGATGACCTCGCGTCCTCAGCCATCCCGGTCCCCTCAGAAAGCACGCACCGAAGAAGAAAAGCCGGAAGTAGAACAGGAAGCGTCTTCCGCTGATGTTGAGCAGCCGGAGGAAGAGACTGAAGCAGCAGTTGCTGAGCAGGCTGTTGCGGAAACAGATGCTCCCTCTCAAGAGGTTTCAGAGCCTGCAGCTACCGAAGAGCAGGTGGAAGAAGCTCCGAAATCCAAAGATGAAACTAAACCTGAAACCGATCAGGGAATGAGCCGTGAAGATTATGTTCCGGCAGGGGGCGCGCCGACCTCCAGTATCCGTGAGATGAAACCGATTGGTTCGCCGCGGTCTTCCAAACCCCAGTCCAAATCGAAGAAGAATACTGCATTACCTTCCGTTGCTGCTCCACCGGCGTACAAACAGCCCGTGATTCCCAAGCAGAAGAAAAAAGAAGAGAAGGCGCAGAAGCCTGAGGTGCGTTTGACAGCAGATATCCTTGAGCAGAAAAGCCCGCTGGCAGCACATCTGGCACAGCATTCAGAACAGAAGAAACGCGACAAAGATCGTGATTTGCAGGATGATGATTCCAAACAGCGCCGGGGAAGTTTAAGCCTGGTTGAGGCGCGTAAACAGCGTCGCGAGCAGCGAAAAGAGGGACGCAGAGGTTTCAATACCGAAGGCGGCGAACAGCAGGACGTCGTCGGTCGTCGGCCTCGCCGGTCCAAGCGTAAGCATGATTCTTCCAACATCGTTCACAAGACAGAGGCTGAAGTGGAACTGCCAATGACAGTGCGGAGTCTCTCGGAAGCGATGGGACGTCCTGCAAAAACAATCATGTCGATCATGTTCAAAGAATTCGGTGAGATGGTCACCATCAACCAGATCATCGAAGAGGACACTGCTCTGGCCGTTGCCATGGAACTGGGCGTGGATCTGACATTCAAGAAGCAGAAAGGTGCACTGGAACTGGTGGAAGAGATCGTGGAGCAGGAAGACGCTCCCGAAGATCTCGTCACACGTCCTCCGATCATTACCGTACTGGGCCACGTGGACCATGGTAAGACAACTCTGGTTGATACCTTGCGTAATTCCAAGGTTGTGGAAGGCGAAGCCGGTGGGATTACCCAGCACATCGCCGCTTACCAGGTTGAATATAATGGCCATAAGCTGACGTTTGTTGATACTCCCGGTCACGCGGCATTCAGTGAAATGCGATCCCGTGGGGCTAATGTGACTGATATGGTTGTCCTGGTTGTTGCAGCAGACGATGGTGTGATGCCTCAGACTGCGGAAAGTATCAGCCATGTGAAAGCCTCGGGAGTTCCGATGGTCGTCGCGATGAATAAAGTCGACCTGCCGGACATCAACGAGCAGAAAGTGCTGCAGGATCTGACAGCACAGAATGTGCTGCCCGCTGAGTGGGGTGGTGAAACAGAAGTCGTGCGTGTTTCCGCACTCAAGGGGACCGGACTCGATAACCTGCTCGAAACCCTGTTGTTGACCGCTGAACTGCATGAACTCAAAGCCAATCCCAATCGACCGGCCGTCGGGGTCTGTCTGGAAGGCTTCCGCGACGAAGGTCGTGGTTCGGTCGCCTGGTTGATCGTACAGAAGGGAACCCTGCGGATCGGCGATGCAGTGATCTGCGGTAAATCCTATGGTTATATCCGTGCGATGTATGATGATCAGGATCAGCAGATCGAAGAGGCTCCACCATCCACCCCAATTAAGGTGACAGGTCTGGATTCAGTGCCTGGTGCCGGTGACCACTTTGTGGTTGTGGGCGATATCGAACAGGCCCGCGAACTGGCAGAAGAGCGTCGACACGAAGGACGAACCGATGTTCTGTCGCGTCATAGCGGTGGACCTCGAACGCTGGATGACATTCTGGGGTCTGCCCGTGAAGGTGCGATCCAGGATCTGCCACTGATTATCAAAGCGGATACGCCTGGTTCACTGGAAGCGATTCGCAGCGAAATCAACAAGTTTGAGCATCCGGAAGTCCGGGTTAAAATCCTGCACGAAGGTATTGGCGGAGTGAACGAGAGTGATGTCTATCTCGCAACCGCTTCCAATGCGATCATCATCGCCTTCCATGTGGTTGCTGAAGACCGGGCGATGAGCCTGGCAACCCAGGAAGATGTCGAGATCCGTCGCTACAGCATCATCTATGAAGTTGTGGATGATATCCGGGCTGCACTGGAAGGCCTGCTGCGACCTGAACTGGTGCAGGAACAGACAGGGCGGGCACTCGTACTGCAGACATTCTCGATCAGCCGCTTTGGAAAGATTGCCGGTTGCCGGATTCTGAATGGAACCATCAACCGCAATGACCGGGTGCATTTGATCCGGGATCAGAAAATTCTGAATCAGTATCCGATTGCGTCGCTGAAACGTGAGAAAGATGATGTCAAGGAGGTTCGGGAAGGCATGGAGTGCGGTATTCTCTTGTCCGGTTTCAATGACATTAAAGAGGGAGACCTGCTGGAAGCATTCCGGATTAACGAAGTCAAACGAACTCTGGATTCAAGCTCATAA